GCGCATCCCCAGGGGGCAGGAAAAGAAGGCCCAGATATAGGGGAAGCCCGAAGGCCAGGGTCCCCACCAAAACCGCCTTCCGCCCTAAGCGGTCGGAAAGGGTGCCCCCAAGGAAGGCGCCCAAGGTGGCGGAGAAGCTATAGGTGGAAAGGCTTAAGGCAATGTACGCATCGGAAAGGTGCCTTTGGGTAAACCAATAGGGTAAAGTGGTGGAAAAGCTCATAAACACCAGGCTCCTTAAGGTGGCCATCCCCCAAAGCCGGGCCACGTCCCCGCGAAAAACCCTCAGGAAGTCCTTAAAGCCTGCGGGCTTTCCTTGCCGCCGCACGGGGGGCAAGCGTAGGAGGAGCAAGGCCGGCAACAAGGCAAGCGGGGTTAACCACATTAGGCCCTTAAGCCCCCAGGCCCCCACGGCGAACAAGGCCACCACCGGTCCCAGGGAAAGGCCCAGGTACCCAGCGGACCCGAAAAAGGAAAGCCAAAAGCCCCTCCGCTCCTTAGGGGCAAACTCCCCCACCAGGCTAGCCCCCGAGGCGTGGAAAAGAGCCGAACCTAAGCCGGCAAACCCCAGGACCAAAAGCAGTACCTCGAACCGGGGCCATAGGCCCAAGGAGCCCATGCCCAAAGCCACCAGCACCGGCCCCAAGGCTGCCAAAAGCCTTCGGTCCAACCGGTCGGCGATGAGGCCGGCCAGGGGCTGGAAAAGGCTACCCGTAAGGGAATACACGGACACCAGAAGCCCCACCGTCCCGAGCCCTACCCCAAAGTGGGCCATCAGCTTGGGCAGAAGAGGCGTGAGGAAGTTGGAAAAGAGGTCGTTGACGGTGTGGAGCCAGGCCAAGAGAAGCGGCAGCACCCTCCCATGTTAAACCCCTCTCTCATGGAGGGTGTGTTACAATTCCTCCGTGCTTGTGGGCTTTCCGGTAGGCGGGGGAAAAAGAAAAATGGCGCGCCCGAGAGGACTCGAACCTCTGACCTTCGGCTCCGGAGGCCGACGCTCTGTCCAGCTGAGCTACGGGCGCACTCAGCGGGAAGTATCCTAGCACGCTAAGGAGGAGGCGGTCAAGTGTTCGGTATCAGCAAAAGAGCCATCACCATCCTTTTCGGTCTTCTGGCCTTGGCCTTCGCCGTGGGGGCCATCCTCCTCTTCACCCCGCAGGCGGGGCAGCAGGCGCGGGGCAAACCCGTGCTGTGGGTGAACGGGAAGGCGGTCTACGAGCTGGACCTGCTTAGGTTCCAGGGGAACGACCCTCTTTACGCCGCAAACCCGCAAGGACTTCTCAAGAACCTGGTGGACACCCATTTCCTGGAGCAGGTGATCCTCACCGAGGCCCTCAAGCAGGACGCCGCCCGGGTCCGGGTGAGCAGCGCCGAGGTGCGCAAGGAGGTAGACCGCATCCGGGAACAGTTCGGCTTAAAGGATAAGAAGGCCTACGAGCAGTTCCTGAACCAGGTGGGGTATACGGATGCCCAGCTCAGAGGCGAGATCAAAACCCAGCTCCAGATCCAAAAGCGCCTGGACCAGGTGCGCTCCGCGGCCAAACCCAGCCCGGAGGAAGTCCGCTTCTACTTTGAGGTCTTCCAGGACAAGTACAAGGGGGAAGACCGAGTAAAGGCGCGGCAGATCGTGGTGGACGACAAGAAGCTCGCCGACGAGCTTTTGGCCAAGGCCAAGGCCGGGGAGGACTTCGCCGCCCTGGCTAAGCAATACTCCAAGGTGGGTGCCGAGCAAGGGGGTGCCTTGGGGGCAGGCCCAGGGGAGAACACGCCC
The Thermus tengchongensis DNA segment above includes these coding regions:
- a CDS encoding MFS transporter; the encoded protein is MLPLLLAWLHTVNDLFSNFLTPLLPKLMAHFGVGLGTVGLLVSVYSLTGSLFQPLAGLIADRLDRRLLAALGPVLVALGMGSLGLWPRFEVLLLVLGFAGLGSALFHASGASLVGEFAPKERRGFWLSFFGSAGYLGLSLGPVVALFAVGAWGLKGLMWLTPLALLPALLLLRLPPVRRQGKPAGFKDFLRVFRGDVARLWGMATLRSLVFMSFSTTLPYWFTQRHLSDAYIALSLSTYSFSATLGAFLGGTLSDRLGRKAVLVGTLAFGLPLYLGLLFLPPGDALYLALLALTGALMNAGIPVAVALAQELEPGQTATVSGLLMGFTWGFAGLFYAPIGHLIEVFGVMPVLLALGTLILPAWALAQGVREPGAGPEGRKMDP